In a single window of the Aridibaculum aurantiacum genome:
- the galK gene encoding galactokinase encodes MSTYSTAILDSFKARFTTTPRLFFSPGRINLIGEHVDYNDGYVMPAAIDKGIWFALAANNSDQINMYSHDLQEEYSVSRFDIKPHKGWQNYLLGVINQVVEKKLPLSGFDCVFGGNLMVGAGLSSSAAVECGLIYGLNSIFHLTLSTLDMALLAQKAEHTYPGVKCGIMDQYASLFGKLDKVILLNCRTLEHEYYPLILRDYSLVLINSKVQHSLASGEYNIRRQQCEEGMKIIRSHFSDVTSFQEVTPAQVEQLKDKMDEKVYDRCLFVTQEIERTQRAAQHLQNNELEAFGKLMYETHHGLQHLYEVTCPETDFLVERAKLEETIVGSRQMGGGFGGCTINLIHKNDWAGVVQRITAAYKAHFKIEPEVYEVATSDGTYEAVEG; translated from the coding sequence ATGAGTACATATTCCACCGCAATTCTCGATTCCTTCAAAGCAAGATTTACTACCACACCACGTTTATTCTTTTCTCCGGGCAGGATAAACCTGATTGGCGAACACGTGGATTATAATGATGGCTACGTAATGCCTGCGGCCATTGACAAAGGCATCTGGTTTGCCCTGGCTGCAAATAATTCTGACCAGATAAATATGTACAGCCACGATCTGCAGGAAGAATATTCCGTTAGCCGGTTCGATATAAAACCACATAAAGGTTGGCAGAACTACTTGTTGGGCGTCATCAACCAGGTAGTAGAAAAGAAGCTTCCACTTTCAGGATTTGATTGTGTGTTTGGTGGCAACCTTATGGTAGGCGCAGGACTTTCCTCATCTGCCGCGGTTGAATGTGGTTTGATATATGGTCTTAACTCGATCTTCCATTTGACTTTATCTACATTGGATATGGCACTGCTTGCGCAGAAAGCTGAGCACACATATCCTGGTGTAAAATGTGGAATTATGGACCAGTACGCCAGCTTGTTTGGCAAGCTCGACAAAGTGATCTTATTAAATTGCCGCACACTGGAGCATGAGTACTATCCGTTGATCTTGCGCGATTATTCTTTGGTGCTCATCAACAGCAAAGTGCAACATTCATTGGCCTCCGGAGAATACAACATACGCAGGCAACAGTGCGAGGAAGGCATGAAGATCATCCGCTCACACTTTAGCGATGTCACGTCTTTCCAGGAAGTAACACCAGCACAGGTAGAGCAACTAAAAGATAAAATGGATGAAAAGGTTTATGACCGTTGCTTGTTTGTAACACAGGAAATAGAACGCACACAGCGTGCAGCACAACACCTGCAAAATAACGAACTGGAAGCTTTCGGTAAACTGATGTATGAGACACACCATGGCCTACAACATTTGTACGAGGTCACTTGTCCTGAAACAGATTTCCTGGTGGAAAGAGCAAAGCTGGAGGAGACTATTGTTGGTAGCAGGCAGATGGGTGGAGGTTTTGGTGGCTGTACCATCAATCTTATTCATAAAAATGATTGGGCTGGTGTGGTACAAAGAATAACTGCGGCATATAAAGCACATTTCAAGATAGAACCAGAAGTATACGAAGTAGCAACCAGCGATGGCACCTACGAAGCCGTAGAAGGATAA
- a CDS encoding RidA family protein: MNKSIITTANAPAPIGPYNQAVVANGFLFVSGQIALIPSTGELAQGDIATETHQVMRNLDAILTEAGINFQHIVKTTIFLSDMSLFAQVNEVYGSYFATDYPARETVAVKGLPKGVNVEISVVAVMG; this comes from the coding sequence ATGAATAAATCTATCATTACTACTGCCAATGCACCTGCACCTATAGGGCCATACAACCAGGCTGTTGTTGCAAATGGTTTTCTTTTCGTTAGCGGGCAAATAGCATTGATACCTTCAACAGGCGAACTGGCGCAAGGAGATATAGCTACTGAAACACACCAGGTAATGCGAAATCTTGATGCCATACTTACAGAAGCAGGAATCAATTTTCAGCATATCGTTAAAACCACCATCTTCCTGAGCGATATGAGCTTGTTTGCACAAGTGAATGAAGTTTACGGATCTTATTTCGCTACAGATTATCCAGCCCGTGAAACGGTTGCTGTAAAAGGTTTGCCTAAAGGTGTGAATGTTGAGATAAGCGTAGTGGCAGTGATGGGGTAA
- a CDS encoding DUF502 domain-containing protein, which yields MDLKPLPPPLQWSWKKLFNYFLQGIILLAPIIITSWAVLSLFTYVDNILPNFINNLFPGTWPVDEEGLPNKVPGVGFVLVITVVVVVGWVSSSFVVSRMVSLLDHILERTPGIRFIYSSVKDFLEAFAGNKRKFDKPVLVCVDSPNVWRMGFMTQKDCHKFEMPDHVAVYVPHSYALSGIVYIVPKENVKVLDHTSPADAMKFAVSGGVSDVAE from the coding sequence ATGGATCTAAAACCGTTACCACCGCCCCTTCAGTGGAGTTGGAAAAAATTGTTCAACTATTTCTTGCAAGGCATCATTCTGCTTGCCCCAATCATTATCACCAGTTGGGCAGTGCTATCGCTATTTACTTATGTCGATAATATTCTTCCAAACTTTATCAATAACCTGTTTCCGGGCACATGGCCGGTGGATGAGGAAGGCCTGCCTAATAAAGTACCAGGAGTTGGTTTTGTACTGGTGATAACAGTGGTGGTAGTGGTTGGATGGGTATCATCCAGCTTTGTAGTATCACGCATGGTATCGCTGCTCGATCATATCCTGGAGCGTACACCAGGAATACGTTTCATTTATAGTTCTGTAAAAGATTTCCTGGAGGCGTTTGCAGGTAATAAAAGAAAATTTGATAAGCCGGTGCTGGTATGTGTTGATTCTCCAAATGTGTGGCGAATGGGTTTTATGACGCAAAAGGATTGTCACAAGTTCGAGATGCCGGATCATGTGGCAGTTTATGTGCCGCACTCGTATGCTTTAAGCGGTATTGTTTATATTGTACCAAAAGAAAATGTAAAGGTGCTTGATCATACTTCGCCGGCCGATGCAATGAAGTTTGCTGTAAGTGGCGGCGTATCTGACGTGGCTGAATAA
- a CDS encoding TolC family protein has translation MRRMMLPVLAALLSVVGMQANAQQTHELTIKQAVELAFKNLADIKNAEIDVRLQQARNKEITGQALPQVAGNAAASHYFKLPAILFPDASQAGIYSVLLKEGLLPNGTAVPAPVLQRVSFQQPWNLQAGVTLTQLLFQPDVFVGLQARKASIEYQGTLLEQQKEKIKDSAYRRYYAILITQKQLHFINESVTRLEKLHRDNTIMYQNGFVEKLDVDRVQVQLTNLKTTQSVLANAVELSHAALKFAIGVPQSDSVILKEELSIETVKANLLDNNFKYDDRVEIQMLEKTKELQELDLKRHKLGYIPTVAASGNYTVNGLGQKFFTNSSTSWINSAFVGLNVNVPIFDGFQRKQRVEQSRLNLQKLENTIGNVKQAIDLQQVVTQKSLTNALLNLDAQDRNMKLAESVYATTKKKFEQGLSSSFEVLQADTELQNAQSNYFTALYNAIVARIGYQSSLGKLE, from the coding sequence ATGAGAAGGATGATGTTACCTGTTCTTGCCGCATTGCTAAGTGTGGTAGGTATGCAGGCAAACGCACAGCAAACACACGAGCTCACGATAAAGCAGGCAGTGGAGTTGGCGTTTAAAAACTTAGCTGACATAAAGAACGCCGAGATAGACGTGCGTTTGCAGCAGGCGAGGAATAAGGAGATTACAGGACAAGCGCTTCCACAAGTAGCTGGTAATGCTGCAGCCAGTCATTATTTTAAACTGCCGGCCATACTTTTTCCCGATGCATCGCAGGCTGGCATTTACAGTGTTTTATTAAAAGAAGGCCTGTTGCCAAACGGCACTGCTGTTCCTGCGCCGGTGCTTCAGCGTGTAAGTTTTCAGCAACCATGGAACCTGCAGGCAGGTGTTACACTTACACAGCTGCTGTTTCAGCCGGATGTATTTGTAGGCCTACAGGCAAGAAAGGCATCCATAGAATACCAGGGAACTTTGCTTGAGCAGCAAAAGGAGAAAATAAAAGACTCCGCTTATCGTCGCTACTACGCCATACTGATCACGCAGAAGCAATTACATTTTATAAATGAAAGCGTAACCCGGCTGGAAAAGCTTCACCGGGATAATACCATCATGTATCAGAATGGCTTTGTGGAAAAGCTGGATGTTGACAGGGTGCAGGTGCAGCTAACCAATCTTAAAACCACGCAAAGTGTACTAGCTAATGCTGTGGAGCTGTCGCATGCGGCACTGAAATTTGCAATTGGTGTTCCTCAATCTGACTCTGTTATTTTAAAAGAAGAACTAAGCATTGAAACTGTAAAGGCAAACCTGCTCGACAACAACTTTAAGTACGATGACAGGGTAGAGATACAAATGCTGGAGAAGACAAAAGAACTGCAGGAGCTAGACCTGAAGCGGCATAAGCTGGGTTATATACCAACGGTGGCTGCTAGCGGTAACTATACAGTAAATGGTCTAGGTCAGAAATTCTTCACCAACAGCAGCACCTCGTGGATCAACAGTGCGTTTGTTGGCTTGAATGTGAACGTTCCCATATTTGATGGTTTTCAGCGTAAGCAACGAGTAGAGCAGTCAAGGCTTAATCTTCAGAAGCTGGAAAATACAATTGGCAATGTAAAGCAGGCAATAGACCTGCAGCAGGTAGTAACCCAGAAAAGCCTCACCAATGCGCTGCTAAACCTGGATGCGCAAGACAGGAATATGAAGCTGGCTGAAAGTGTTTACGCTACCACCAAGAAAAAATTTGAACAAGGTCTTAGCTCCAGCTTCGAGGTACTGCAGGCAGATACAGAACTGCAGAATGCTCAATCCAATTATTTCACTGCTTTATACAATGCTATTGTAGCACGTATAGGTTATCAATCTTCTTTAGGAAAATTAGAATAA
- a CDS encoding zinc dependent phospholipase C family protein, translating into MKKIIILLLLVCIGTRCFCWGFYGHQRINYFSVFLLPPEMMVLFKPNIQFLSDHSVDPDKRRYAIPQEAPRHYIDIDVYGKYPYTELPRKYNDAVAKFSEDTIQAYGIVPWWVQTMQQRLTNAFKEKNQAKILKLSAEIGHYIADAHVPLHATHNHDGQHTGQKGIHGFWESRVPELLAEKQFDFLIGKATYIIDVESFIWARVLESGAAADTVLRAEAELSKQFPGDRKYAFEERNGKVIRQYSSAFTIAYDKMLNGMVERRMRQSIYAIASFWYTAWVNAGQPDLKNLQVKAFTEEDLKEFEELNSAWKNNTQKGREHD; encoded by the coding sequence ATGAAAAAAATCATCATCCTGCTGCTATTGGTTTGCATAGGTACACGCTGCTTCTGCTGGGGCTTTTACGGCCACCAAAGGATCAATTATTTTTCAGTGTTTCTGTTGCCGCCCGAAATGATGGTACTTTTCAAGCCTAACATCCAGTTCCTTAGCGATCATTCGGTGGACCCGGATAAGCGCCGTTATGCTATACCACAGGAAGCACCTCGCCATTACATAGATATTGATGTGTATGGCAAATATCCGTACACCGAACTTCCACGCAAGTACAACGATGCCGTAGCAAAATTTTCCGAAGACACAATACAAGCTTATGGCATTGTGCCATGGTGGGTGCAGACAATGCAGCAAAGGCTCACCAATGCTTTTAAAGAAAAGAACCAGGCAAAGATCTTAAAGCTGTCTGCAGAAATAGGACATTATATAGCCGATGCACATGTACCGCTGCATGCTACACATAACCACGATGGCCAGCATACAGGTCAAAAAGGTATTCATGGTTTTTGGGAAAGTCGTGTACCTGAATTGCTTGCAGAAAAACAATTTGATTTCCTGATAGGAAAAGCGACCTATATAATAGATGTAGAAAGTTTTATTTGGGCAAGGGTACTGGAAAGTGGTGCAGCAGCAGATACTGTGCTGCGCGCTGAAGCAGAGCTGAGCAAGCAATTTCCCGGCGATCGTAAATATGCTTTTGAAGAAAGAAATGGGAAGGTCATCAGGCAGTACTCGTCTGCGTTCACTATTGCATACGATAAAATGCTGAACGGAATGGTAGAACGTAGGATGCGTCAAAGCATTTATGCTATTGCCAGCTTCTGGTACACCGCATGGGTAAATGCAGGACAGCCTGACCTGAAAAACCTGCAGGTAAAAGCATTTACTGAAGAAGACCTGAAAGAATTTGAAGAACTGAATTCCGCCTGGAAAAACAATACGCAGAAAGGAAGAGAACATGATTGA
- a CDS encoding DUF2157 domain-containing protein, producing the protein MNQQLFTHLHHEGYISDAELQQVLDHKHKPTSIYWDVKTLLYLGVLMLTTGLGIVIYKNIDTIGHLAIVIFIALATISCFLYCTFKTAGYSNKEVQPPNLLYEYILLAGSLLLLIFIGYIQYQYQVFGHRWGMATFVPMVILFFSAYYFDSLAVLSLAIINLAAWLGISVTPLHLLQQNDFSSERLIYTGIMLGILLMVLSFFSLRMNIKRHFSFTYKNLGTHVLFVATLSAMFHFSNYWMYLLLLVAISAFHFWQALRESSFYFWVLATIYCYIGLSYTFTELVTSMGSRSTLPFYLIFFYFILSSIGLVFFLIHYNRIIKKNDSL; encoded by the coding sequence ATGAACCAACAGCTGTTTACCCACCTGCATCACGAAGGGTATATTTCTGATGCTGAACTGCAACAGGTACTTGATCATAAACACAAACCCACATCAATTTATTGGGACGTAAAAACGCTGCTGTACCTGGGGGTGCTGATGCTAACTACAGGATTGGGTATAGTAATCTATAAGAACATTGATACCATTGGACACCTGGCCATTGTTATTTTTATTGCGCTTGCTACCATTAGTTGCTTTTTGTATTGCACCTTTAAAACTGCAGGCTATTCCAATAAAGAGGTACAACCGCCTAACCTGCTGTACGAGTACATCCTGCTGGCAGGTAGCTTATTATTGCTCATATTCATTGGTTACATCCAGTACCAGTACCAGGTGTTTGGTCACCGATGGGGCATGGCCACATTTGTACCCATGGTTATATTGTTCTTTTCAGCTTATTATTTTGATAGTCTTGCTGTGCTAAGCCTGGCTATTATCAACCTGGCTGCATGGTTAGGCATCAGTGTCACGCCGCTTCACCTGCTGCAGCAAAATGATTTCAGCAGCGAAAGGTTGATCTATACCGGCATCATGTTGGGCATACTGCTCATGGTTCTGTCTTTCTTTTCACTCAGAATGAATATCAAGCGACACTTCTCGTTTACTTATAAAAACCTGGGGACACATGTGTTGTTTGTTGCTACACTTTCTGCCATGTTTCATTTCAGCAACTACTGGATGTATTTACTTTTACTTGTAGCTATTTCAGCTTTCCACTTTTGGCAAGCCTTGCGTGAAAGCTCATTTTATTTTTGGGTACTGGCTACCATCTACTGCTACATAGGGTTGAGTTATACTTTTACTGAACTGGTAACCAGCATGGGATCAAGATCAACTTTGCCGTTCTACCTCATATTCTTCTACTTCATCTTATCTTCTATCGGTCTGGTTTTCTTCCTCATTCATTACAACAGAATCATCAAAAAAAATGACAGCTTATAA
- the serC gene encoding 3-phosphoserine/phosphohydroxythreonine transaminase, which yields MVHNFNAGPSILPQEVLQQASEAILNFNNSGLSILEIGHRTPLFQDVLDEARSLVKEIMALNDTHEVLFLHGGASTQFMQVPYNLLNDGATAAYVDTGIWGVKAVKEAKLFGNVEVVASSKDQNYNYIPKGFEVPKDAAYIHITTNNTVEGTQYQQFPGWDVPLVADMSSDIFSRQLNFNQFDLIYAGAQKNMGPAGVNLLVVNTEILGKTNQQIPTLLDYRNHIKEGSMLNTPPVFAILVSMLTLRWIKKMGGLAAMEALNDQKAELFYNTLDALPIFNPVVAKEDRSKMNATFNIYNAEKEKLFLDVCKAEGLYGVKGHRSVGGFRVSMYNALPVSSVEVLCAVMRDFAEKHG from the coding sequence ATGGTTCATAATTTCAATGCTGGCCCAAGCATTTTACCACAAGAAGTACTTCAGCAGGCAAGCGAGGCTATCCTTAATTTCAATAACAGTGGTCTTTCTATTTTAGAAATTGGCCACCGTACACCGCTTTTCCAGGATGTACTGGATGAAGCGCGGAGCCTGGTAAAGGAAATAATGGCTTTAAATGATACACACGAAGTCTTGTTTCTGCATGGCGGAGCGAGTACACAGTTTATGCAGGTGCCCTACAACTTGCTAAATGATGGTGCTACTGCAGCATATGTTGATACAGGAATCTGGGGAGTGAAAGCTGTGAAAGAAGCAAAGCTTTTTGGCAATGTTGAAGTGGTAGCTTCTTCAAAAGACCAGAACTACAATTACATACCTAAAGGTTTTGAAGTACCTAAGGATGCTGCTTACATCCACATCACTACCAACAATACTGTAGAAGGAACGCAGTACCAGCAGTTTCCTGGTTGGGATGTACCACTGGTAGCAGATATGAGCAGTGACATCTTTAGCCGTCAACTCAACTTCAACCAGTTTGACCTGATATATGCTGGTGCTCAAAAAAACATGGGACCTGCCGGCGTGAACCTGTTGGTGGTGAATACAGAGATACTTGGAAAAACTAACCAACAAATTCCAACTCTACTGGATTACAGAAACCACATCAAAGAAGGAAGCATGCTAAATACACCACCTGTATTTGCTATCCTGGTAAGTATGCTTACGCTACGCTGGATAAAAAAGATGGGGGGACTTGCAGCCATGGAAGCATTGAATGATCAAAAGGCGGAGCTGTTTTATAATACCCTGGATGCATTACCAATCTTCAATCCTGTTGTTGCTAAAGAAGATCGCAGCAAGATGAATGCAACATTTAATATCTATAATGCTGAAAAGGAAAAGCTGTTCCTTGATGTATGTAAAGCTGAAGGTTTATACGGTGTGAAGGGGCATCGCAGCGTAGGTGGCTTCAGGGTATCTATGTACAATGCACTTCCCGTTTCAAGTGTAGAAGTGCTTTGCGCGGTAATGCGCGATTTTGCTGAGAAGCACGGATAA
- a CDS encoding 3-hydroxyacyl-CoA dehydrogenase family protein, which produces MEIVVIAEGLKQNEFHDKGIAEGVKVQFVTSLESAHTSADAYFYIMAEETIQENKDAIQQLNGIVFINAVTTTLDQLPSNCVRINAWPGFILSKSIEIVAGDNNKEAASKVLDTMKWEHNFVPDVPGMITPRTIAMIVNEAYFALGEDVSSKEDIDTAMKLGTGYPFGPFEWSERIGLKLIHQLLEHLASQDARYQPAPSLTKETDQ; this is translated from the coding sequence ATGGAGATAGTTGTAATAGCTGAAGGACTTAAGCAAAATGAATTTCACGACAAAGGAATAGCTGAAGGAGTAAAGGTGCAGTTTGTTACTTCACTGGAAAGTGCACATACATCTGCCGATGCATACTTCTACATCATGGCAGAAGAAACCATACAGGAGAATAAAGATGCGATTCAACAATTGAACGGCATAGTATTCATCAATGCTGTAACCACTACACTTGACCAGCTTCCATCCAACTGTGTTCGCATCAATGCATGGCCAGGATTTATACTTTCTAAATCGATAGAAATAGTTGCCGGTGATAATAATAAAGAAGCGGCTTCCAAAGTTCTTGATACCATGAAGTGGGAGCACAATTTTGTTCCTGATGTGCCGGGAATGATCACTCCGCGTACCATAGCCATGATAGTAAACGAAGCGTATTTTGCTTTAGGTGAAGACGTAAGTTCAAAAGAAGACATTGATACAGCTATGAAGCTGGGCACCGGTTATCCTTTCGGACCTTTTGAATGGAGTGAAAGGATCGGCTTAAAACTTATTCACCAGTTGCTTGAACATTTAGCAAGCCAGGATGCACGTTACCAACCAGCTCCTTCTCTCACAAAAGAAACTGATCAATAA
- a CDS encoding aldose 1-epimerase, with product MAFEAIVEYQDDIPVVKLKDQTTGTYAEVYAFGALLNKFCIHHQEQEFNVVDGFRNVEHALATLTPFFKGAKLSPFVCRVKNHKYHFGETSHLLSKYALGNHAIHGLIYDATFSVIETIGTEELACVRLQHVYDRQDEGFPFAYRCEVEYALRKDNQLTVKTTVTNVDEQLLPITDGWHPYFTLHDPVDECQLEFQSKEMLEFDDELIPTGKLVPYQEFGSLQKLEKASFDNCFTMNFAECQPLCVFRNPQRKIQLEIYPSHEYPYLQIYTPDHRKSIALENLSAAPDAFNNGLGLKVLEPHESATFITKFVIKQL from the coding sequence ATGGCTTTTGAGGCTATTGTAGAATACCAGGATGACATTCCTGTTGTAAAACTTAAAGACCAAACCACAGGCACTTATGCAGAAGTTTATGCTTTTGGTGCGTTGCTCAACAAGTTTTGCATTCACCATCAAGAGCAGGAGTTTAATGTAGTTGATGGTTTCAGAAATGTAGAACATGCACTTGCTACACTTACTCCTTTTTTCAAAGGCGCCAAACTTTCTCCCTTTGTTTGCAGGGTAAAAAATCACAAGTATCATTTTGGCGAAACAAGTCACCTGCTTTCTAAATACGCGTTAGGCAACCATGCTATTCATGGATTGATATACGATGCTACATTTTCTGTAATAGAAACAATTGGCACTGAAGAGCTGGCTTGTGTAAGGCTTCAGCATGTATACGACCGGCAGGATGAAGGCTTTCCATTTGCCTATCGCTGCGAAGTAGAATATGCGCTGCGAAAAGATAACCAGCTGACGGTAAAAACCACCGTTACCAATGTAGATGAACAGCTACTGCCAATTACAGATGGATGGCATCCTTACTTCACCCTGCATGATCCTGTTGATGAATGCCAGCTGGAGTTTCAAAGTAAAGAGATGCTGGAGTTTGATGATGAACTGATACCAACAGGAAAGCTGGTACCATACCAGGAATTTGGCTCTCTCCAAAAACTTGAAAAAGCCAGTTTCGACAATTGCTTTACAATGAATTTTGCTGAGTGCCAGCCTTTGTGTGTGTTTCGAAATCCGCAAAGGAAAATCCAGCTAGAGATATACCCTTCGCATGAATATCCATACCTGCAGATCTATACGCCTGACCATAGAAAAAGTATAGCGCTTGAGAACCTAAGTGCTGCCCCAGATGCATTCAATAATGGTCTTGGCTTGAAAGTTTTAGAACCTCATGAAAGTGCTACTTTCATCACCAAATTTGTCATCAAACAATTATGA
- the tsaB gene encoding tRNA (adenosine(37)-N6)-threonylcarbamoyltransferase complex dimerization subunit type 1 TsaB, which yields MPLILNIDTATDVASVCISKDGETLSLLDSHNQKEHASFIHVAIQKIMADAGYSMNHLDAVSVTIGPGSYTGLRVGLATAKGICYALQKPLITESTLKVMAVAGTNHILQNDLQVEHLCPMIDARRMEVFTAVYDMELKEILQPQALVLEPHFFEEYMKKSMLMFFGNGCSKYSTEVHNANAVFEEVQHNASHLATLAEQAFKEKKFADLAYSEPAYLKEFYTPAKSSKY from the coding sequence TTGCCTCTCATTTTAAACATAGATACAGCTACTGATGTAGCATCTGTTTGTATTTCCAAAGATGGTGAAACGCTGTCGCTGTTGGATAGCCACAACCAAAAAGAACATGCATCCTTCATTCATGTGGCTATTCAAAAAATAATGGCAGATGCAGGTTACTCAATGAACCATTTAGATGCTGTATCCGTAACTATAGGACCAGGAAGTTATACTGGGCTTCGCGTTGGACTGGCTACCGCAAAAGGAATTTGCTATGCATTGCAAAAGCCGTTGATAACCGAAAGCACTTTGAAAGTGATGGCTGTGGCAGGCACAAATCACATCCTTCAAAATGATTTGCAGGTAGAACATCTGTGCCCAATGATAGATGCAAGACGGATGGAAGTTTTCACAGCCGTGTACGATATGGAACTGAAGGAGATTTTACAACCACAAGCTTTGGTACTTGAACCGCACTTTTTTGAAGAATACATGAAGAAAAGCATGTTAATGTTCTTTGGAAATGGCTGTAGTAAATATTCTACAGAGGTTCACAATGCTAATGCTGTTTTCGAGGAAGTACAACACAATGCTTCACATCTTGCAACCCTTGCTGAACAAGCATTTAAGGAAAAAAAGTTCGCCGATTTAGCATATTCAGAACCTGCTTATTTGAAGGAGTTTTATACCCCTGCTAAGAGCAGCAAATATTAA
- a CDS encoding TetR/AcrR family transcriptional regulator, with protein sequence MRERILGKAHELFHRYGIRSVTMDEIASQLGISKKTIYLSFADKDELVDATLEQHLNSSRSRCERDRLQAKNAIHEIFLTMDMLQELLANMNPAVFYDLEKYHPKTFAKLTRHRHDFLYQVVKNNIEWGIQDGLYREDVDVDVATKIRLETMFLPFNPIIFPVSKYSILDVEKTTIELFLYGVATAKAHKMIQKYKQQRLKQDIQ encoded by the coding sequence ATGAGGGAAAGAATACTAGGAAAAGCGCACGAACTATTTCATAGATATGGAATTAGAAGCGTAACGATGGATGAGATTGCCAGCCAGTTAGGTATTAGTAAAAAAACAATCTACCTGTCTTTTGCCGATAAGGATGAACTGGTAGATGCCACACTGGAGCAACACCTGAACAGTAGCAGGTCGCGCTGTGAGCGTGATAGGCTGCAGGCAAAGAATGCAATACATGAGATTTTTCTTACCATGGATATGCTGCAGGAGCTGCTTGCCAATATGAACCCGGCGGTATTCTATGACCTTGAAAAATACCATCCAAAAACCTTCGCAAAACTTACCAGGCACAGGCACGACTTCCTTTACCAGGTTGTAAAGAATAACATTGAGTGGGGAATACAGGATGGTTTATACCGCGAGGATGTGGATGTGGATGTTGCTACTAAAATCAGGTTGGAGACGATGTTCCTTCCTTTTAATCCAATCATTTTCCCGGTTAGCAAGTACAGCATACTGGATGTAGAAAAAACAACAATTGAACTTTTTTTATATGGCGTGGCTACTGCCAAAGCACATAAGATGATTCAGAAATACAAACAACAACGGTTAAAGCAAGATATACAATGA